Sequence from the Flavobacterium sp. TR2 genome:
CTAACAACCAAGGTGACTGGAATAATACTTCAGTACCAAACTTATCTTTAGTTCAATTAAGCCCATTAACACCTGTTTTCTTCATCAGTAAAGAAGAAAGTTACTTCTTGCAAGCTGAAGCTCTTACAAGATACTATAATGGTGCTGGTGCAAAAGCTAAATATGATGCTGGTGTAACTGCTGCATTAGTAAGATTTGGACAATCTGCAACAGATGCTGCAACTTTCGTAAATGGAGTTTATGCATTCCCTGCAACAGGAACTGATGCTCAAATTGAAGCTATCATTACTCAAAAATGGATTGCAAGTTTCCCTGGAAATGGTTACGAGTCATTCTTAGAGCAAAACAGAACAGGATACCCAAAAGAATCTGCTGTTAAACAATCAAGCGAATTATATATTCCTGGACAATTGGCAATTGCAGTTGAAACTAAAACTGGTAACGTATTCCCAAGAAGAATTGTATTACCAAACGTTGTAACAACAAGAAATCCAAATGCACCGGCAGCGAAACTTATCACTGACAAAGTTTGGTGGGATGTTAACTAATAAAAATTAGATCATGAAAAAAATATTTATACAACTAATGGTAGTCCTAACTTCAGGATTATTATTTACTGCTTGTGATGGTGATTCAACTGCGAATGTTTCGAAAGTTACCTACTATCCAAACTTAACTATGCATGGAGATGCACTTGTTGTACTAACACAGGGAGATACTTATACTGAAAAAGGTGTTGATGCAGAAGCAAACGGAAAGCCTTTAGAAGTAAAAACTAGCGGTTCTGTAGACACAAGTAAACCAACTGTATACAAAATTAACTATTCAGCTTTAAACAGTGATGGATTTCCTGCTACTGTAACACGTACAGTTGTTGTATTAAGCAATAAGCCTAGTACAATCAACCTAGAAGGTGCATTTACTAGAGGCGCGAATGTTAATAACGTTAAAAGATTAGCTGACAGAAAGTACATTTGTGATAATGCTACAGGTTACAACGTTGCTAATGACTTTATTACATTGGAATTCTACAACATAGATGACAAACAGATTTACGCACCGTATGCTGAAAATACTTCTAAATCAGGAATTTCTGCGGAAAGTAATATTGGAACCATAACAGACAAAAACAACTGGAAATGGGTTATTTATGCTTCAGCAGTATTTGGTACAGCTGAAAGAGTATTTACACGATAATTTAAAAATATTAAAATGAAAAAATTAAAACTAAATATAACACGTGTACTTGTAGCGATCCTTGTACTTACGTCATTCGTAGCTTGTGACGAAGTGGGAGACACAAATCCAGGAGGAACATCAGCAGAATTTCTTGCAGGTGACTGGTATGTTTCAACTACTAATCCAGCTGGAGCAGTAATTATTGATCACGCTTTGTTTTCTACTTACAACACTGCTGCCAATGATAACACTTTATGGTTAGATGATCATAATACTGCTGGTCTTAAGAGATTCAAAGTTAAAGTTACTTTTAATAGTGATAATACTTTTTCTGCAACTGCTGCAGCTAACTCATACAATGCTAAAACTGTAACTATTACAGCTGGTAAAGTAGAAAAAAATGCTGCTACATCTCTTGGTGGACATACAGTTGACAAAATCTCTTTTAAAGCTGAGTTTAGCACTGAGCCAGGAGTTATCTATACTTACGAAGGTCATAGAAGAACTGGTTTCTTAGAAGACGAATACTAAGATTTTTTAATCTAGGTACTTTAATATTAAACCATCCCATTCATTTGGGGTGGTTTTTTTTTATATAACATTATACCTATATTTGTCCAATGGAAAAAGAACATCAAATATTTGGCATTAGAGCCATAATAGAAGCAATTCAGGCAGGAAAAGAAGTAGATAAAGTTTTCATACAGAAAGAGATTTCTGGTGAACTTATGAAAGATTTAATGAAGGTAATGAAACGTGCAAACGTTAACTTTTCTTATGTACCTGTAGAAAAACTAAATCGCTTAACTCCAAACAATCATCAAGGTGCTGTAGCAACCATCTCTCCTATTGGCTTTATCGATTTAGAACATCTAGTTGAATCTACAATCGAGTCTGGCGCAAAACCTCTTTTTCTTATCTTAGATCAGATATCAGATGCTAGAAATTTTGGCGCGATTATTAGAACAGCAGAATGTACTGGCGTAAACGGAATCATTGTACAAAAAGCAGGTTCTGCCCCAGTTAATGGAGACACCGTTAAAACATCTGCAGGTGCGGTATTTAATGTGCCAATTTGTAAAGTCGAACACATAAAAGACGCTATTTTTTACCTGCAAGGCTCTGGAATCAAAACAGTGGCCGCAACTGAAAAAACAGATCAAAACATATATGATATATCATTGGCAGAACCATTAGCAATCATTATGGGATCTGAAGACCGAGGCATAAACCCTTCAGTTTTAAAAATAGTGGATGAAAAAGCAAAACTGCCAATGTTTGGATCAATAGGATCTTTAAACGTATCTGTTGCGTGTGGTGCTTTCTTATATGAAGCTGTTCGACAAAGAACTTAAAATACATTGAAAGATTGAGATGCGAATGAAATAATTAAATACCTTTAATTAATGCTTTCAAAATCTAATTCAAAACCAAAAATTATACTATTCCGATGCCTGTTTGTAATTTTATTGATTACAAACAGCTACGGACAAAATACTACATACAATCAGTTTTGGAATGAAATTCAGTTCAACCAAACTTTAAGCAAAAAATGGGCTACTGAAATAGATTATGCTGCAGCATATAGTAGCACAGCGTCATCGCCAAACTTATTCGAAAACACTATCCAAAGATCTATTAGAGGTTGGGGGCATTATTACTTCTCTCCAAGATGGAAATTTTCAGCTTTTATCGCTTATTTCAACAATAGAGATGTCCCAGAAATTGGCCAGTTCGAATCTCCCGAATGGCGCTTTGCGCTTCAAGGCATATATTATTTTCATAAAACAGGCTACACTTTAAGCACAAGGGTGCGTACTGAATTTCGCCATATGCAGAATGAAGACGATGATTATGAAAATGTTTTTAGGTATCGCCAACAAATTAAATACATACAACCTATTAACAGTAAATTCTTAAGAAGCAGTGTTGTCTACGCAATTGCATCAGATGAAATTTATTTGAAATCTGGCGCAAAAATTACAGGCGAAAGTTTTTTTGATCGGAATCGGCTAAATATTGGCGCGGGTTATCTGTTTTCAGATGATATTCAGGTCGAACTAACTTATTGCAATGAATACCTACCGCGAAACAAAGGAAATCAAACCACCAATGCAGCTTCACTTACCATAACTTTCAATAATCTTATTCGAAATCTCAAAAAGAAAATCGAAGCGAAAAATCATCCCGAAATAAAAGACGAAGAATAAACTACTTTTCGTCTTTCTTTAAAAAGCACTTCAGCTGATCTACAATAGCACTTTTATGAAGCTTAAAATTATAGCTTCGCACAAACTCAGTTCCCTTCATATTGATTTCTGCACTAACAGCTTCATAAGCAGAAAAAGCTTCGATGTCTTTATTGTCAATCAGATAAAGAACCTGCATTATAGAATCGTTACGTCGATATTGCGTATCGTAATGCACTAGTTTATATGTTTTATTGTCAGCTAGATGAATTATTAAGTCGTCTTTAATTTTTTTTCCTACTTTTTTTTCGGGAAATGGCGTGGGTTGCAGTGCGACATAGTAATTTTCTTTATCAGTAACAATATTAATTTTCAGCGATTTTGATTTTGTAGTATAAAACACGGCAGGCTCAAAATAGTAAATCATGCTTCCATCGGCCTGTACCCTATTTTTTATATCACATTGAGCAATTCCTTTTGCATTAAAAACAAAACACAGGAACAAAACTAAAAACTTCATTTTCTTCATAATGCCCAATAGTTAAATCGTTATCTAACAAATTTAGTCTTTTTATTTCAAAGAAAATCAATGATCAGCT
This genomic interval carries:
- a CDS encoding DUF5011 domain-containing protein → MKKIFIQLMVVLTSGLLFTACDGDSTANVSKVTYYPNLTMHGDALVVLTQGDTYTEKGVDAEANGKPLEVKTSGSVDTSKPTVYKINYSALNSDGFPATVTRTVVVLSNKPSTINLEGAFTRGANVNNVKRLADRKYICDNATGYNVANDFITLEFYNIDDKQIYAPYAENTSKSGISAESNIGTITDKNNWKWVIYASAVFGTAERVFTR
- a CDS encoding lipid-binding protein yields the protein MGDTNPGGTSAEFLAGDWYVSTTNPAGAVIIDHALFSTYNTAANDNTLWLDDHNTAGLKRFKVKVTFNSDNTFSATAAANSYNAKTVTITAGKVEKNAATSLGGHTVDKISFKAEFSTEPGVIYTYEGHRRTGFLEDEY
- a CDS encoding DUF2490 domain-containing protein, whose protein sequence is MLSKSNSKPKIILFRCLFVILLITNSYGQNTTYNQFWNEIQFNQTLSKKWATEIDYAAAYSSTASSPNLFENTIQRSIRGWGHYYFSPRWKFSAFIAYFNNRDVPEIGQFESPEWRFALQGIYYFHKTGYTLSTRVRTEFRHMQNEDDDYENVFRYRQQIKYIQPINSKFLRSSVVYAIASDEIYLKSGAKITGESFFDRNRLNIGAGYLFSDDIQVELTYCNEYLPRNKGNQTTNAASLTITFNNLIRNLKKKIEAKNHPEIKDEE
- the rlmB gene encoding 23S rRNA (guanosine(2251)-2'-O)-methyltransferase RlmB, translating into MEKEHQIFGIRAIIEAIQAGKEVDKVFIQKEISGELMKDLMKVMKRANVNFSYVPVEKLNRLTPNNHQGAVATISPIGFIDLEHLVESTIESGAKPLFLILDQISDARNFGAIIRTAECTGVNGIIVQKAGSAPVNGDTVKTSAGAVFNVPICKVEHIKDAIFYLQGSGIKTVAATEKTDQNIYDISLAEPLAIIMGSEDRGINPSVLKIVDEKAKLPMFGSIGSLNVSVACGAFLYEAVRQRT